The proteins below come from a single ANME-2 cluster archaeon genomic window:
- a CDS encoding dihydroorotase, with protein MPDLIITNARIFHQGRIIEAELAIKDGKIARVARIIPLNGVDRVIDAHNMLVLPGIIDVHVHFREPGMIWKEDWFSGSCAAAAGGVTTVLDHPNTIPPTLDEDSFRAKREAAASRSIVDFGINGGVDHNLDNLDTLWKAGVTAFGEIFLGESTGSMTVDRDHMSAAMQLTRDMGALACIHAEDQEILESYGKMTKGDLAPESYSKSRPNLSEAIAVANTIEDAIAFGARAHLCHISTREAVGIIRSAKYGDYGESGGTITAEAAPHHLLLSNKDYDRLGTLAKMNPPLRKRRSLQYLWNGLNDGTIDIVASDHAPHAESEKMTDIWSAPAGVPGVETMLPLMLVAVRRNLIPLSRMVEVMCTNPAMIFGLDKHKKGAIWKGFDADLVIVDTARVTEIDVDRLHSKAGWTPYEGMEGIFPEITISRGEVIWEDDIHAKKGRGNFLPGAGFEEKPKEESAALCNIDER; from the coding sequence ATGCCTGACCTGATCATTACCAATGCCCGTATATTCCACCAGGGACGTATCATCGAAGCAGAACTGGCAATCAAAGACGGGAAAATTGCCCGGGTGGCACGTATCATCCCGCTGAACGGTGTTGACAGGGTGATAGATGCACATAACATGCTTGTGCTACCCGGTATTATCGATGTGCATGTACACTTCAGGGAACCTGGTATGATCTGGAAGGAGGACTGGTTCAGCGGGTCCTGTGCCGCGGCTGCCGGTGGTGTGACAACGGTATTAGACCATCCCAATACCATACCTCCTACGCTGGATGAAGATTCGTTCCGTGCAAAACGGGAAGCTGCAGCCTCCAGATCCATTGTTGATTTTGGCATTAACGGAGGAGTGGACCACAACCTGGATAACCTCGATACACTCTGGAAAGCAGGTGTTACTGCCTTTGGCGAGATATTCCTGGGGGAAAGCACCGGTTCCATGACCGTGGACCGTGACCACATGTCGGCTGCAATGCAGTTGACCAGAGATATGGGGGCACTTGCCTGCATTCACGCTGAGGACCAGGAAATACTGGAATCATACGGAAAAATGACAAAGGGTGACCTGGCACCTGAATCATATTCAAAGAGCCGGCCCAACCTGTCAGAAGCGATAGCTGTTGCAAACACCATTGAGGATGCTATTGCTTTCGGGGCAAGGGCACACCTGTGCCATATCAGCACCCGGGAAGCAGTAGGCATCATCCGCAGTGCAAAGTACGGCGATTACGGGGAATCCGGAGGTACGATCACGGCCGAAGCGGCACCGCATCACCTGTTGTTGTCAAATAAGGATTATGACAGGCTGGGCACTCTTGCAAAGATGAATCCGCCTCTGAGAAAAAGGCGAAGTCTCCAGTACCTGTGGAATGGATTGAATGACGGGACTATTGATATTGTGGCTTCTGACCATGCTCCTCATGCTGAAAGTGAAAAGATGACCGATATATGGAGCGCTCCGGCAGGGGTACCTGGTGTGGAAACGATGCTGCCGTTGATGCTGGTGGCAGTCCGTCGCAACCTGATTCCATTGTCAAGGATGGTAGAAGTCATGTGTACCAATCCGGCAATGATATTCGGACTGGATAAACATAAAAAAGGTGCAATATGGAAAGGATTCGATGCCGACCTGGTGATCGTGGACACAGCCAGGGTCACCGAGATCGATGTTGACCGGCTGCACAGTAAGGCAGGCTGGACACCGTATGAAGGAATGGAAGGTATATTCCCTGAGATAACCATTTCACGAGGGGAAGTTATCTGGGAAGATGATATACATGCAAAGAAAGGCAGGGGAAATTTCCTGCCCGGTGCAGGATTTGAAGAAAAGCCCAAAGAAGAGTCAGCTGCATTGTGCAATATTGATGAAAGATAA
- the mtxX gene encoding methanogenesis marker protein Mmp4/MtxX — MSGIISNIHKKAVENHARIALGIGRVTPKLLQSAVMAGEFADVLLVGDSRKINTIGTHLEVIHSDEPTRTLVELLASGDIDGAVRGTLSATSTLSYLKEILDMKNLYRIALLETPGGIPMFLAPVGIDEGSTREQKLELLRRGVEHIRRFGIEPKVGILSGGRFEDRGRDPYVDKTLDDAEYVTTVAGDEGYDVKHYGILIEDAVGEADFILAPDGISGNLIFRTLVLVAGGYGYGAPVLMEKVFVDTSRVGGHYTKAIMMASALAMKNE, encoded by the coding sequence ATGAGTGGGATAATTTCAAATATTCACAAAAAAGCGGTGGAGAACCATGCAAGGATAGCACTGGGGATTGGACGCGTAACACCAAAACTCTTGCAGAGTGCGGTCATGGCAGGGGAGTTTGCTGATGTGCTCCTGGTGGGCGATAGCAGGAAGATCAATACTATTGGCACCCATCTCGAGGTCATCCATTCAGACGAACCGACCAGGACTTTAGTCGAGCTGCTGGCTTCAGGTGATATTGATGGTGCTGTCAGGGGTACGTTATCAGCCACGTCCACACTTTCGTACCTTAAAGAGATACTGGACATGAAAAACCTGTACAGGATCGCATTATTGGAAACCCCTGGTGGAATTCCTATGTTCCTGGCTCCCGTGGGTATAGATGAAGGGAGCACGCGTGAGCAAAAGCTTGAGTTATTACGAAGGGGAGTAGAACATATCCGCAGGTTTGGTATCGAGCCGAAAGTCGGTATATTGTCAGGGGGACGGTTTGAGGACAGGGGACGTGACCCTTACGTGGATAAGACACTGGATGATGCCGAGTATGTGACCACGGTGGCAGGAGATGAGGGGTATGATGTCAAACATTACGGTATCCTTATCGAAGATGCCGTCGGAGAGGCAGATTTTATCCTGGCACCGGACGGTATCTCGGGAAACTTGATTTTCAGGACACTGGTACTGGTGGCAGGGGGGTACGGGTATGGGGCACCTGTTTTGATGGAGAAGGTGTTTGTGGACACCAGCAGGGTGGGTGGACATTATACTAAGGCTATCATGATGGCTTCGGCTCTGGCAATGAAAAATGAGTAA
- a CDS encoding inorganic phosphate transporter: MEIFDPLMLAVLIAGLYMAWNIGANDLANSMGTSVGSGALSIKQVIVIAGTLELVGALFFGERVTSRIAKGIVPIDQIMAVDPNIVIMGSLAAILAAGFWITFATFYHMPVSTTHSIVGAVTGFGIVTTYYLDSFTLDQIEWLVLAKIVISWITSPLLGAAIAFIIFTLIRFLLLGKVSDPYGLEKKFVYMQILSACFVAFAHGSNDVANAVGPISAALAAADIIPYGTISVWVLAIGGLGIILGLATWGWKVIETIGKGITELTPTRGFSAEFATALVVFGHSYSSLPISTTHTLVGAVVGVGLAGGLAAVDLSVIRKIIVSWVITVPVAALTSGILFAVLMEVL, from the coding sequence ATGGAGATATTTGACCCTTTAATGCTGGCAGTTCTTATTGCCGGACTCTATATGGCCTGGAACATAGGTGCCAATGACCTCGCAAATTCAATGGGGACTTCTGTTGGGAGTGGCGCATTATCCATAAAGCAGGTTATTGTCATTGCAGGAACACTTGAACTGGTAGGTGCACTTTTTTTCGGGGAAAGAGTAACCAGCCGGATAGCCAAAGGTATCGTACCTATTGACCAGATAATGGCAGTGGACCCAAATATCGTCATTATGGGTTCCCTGGCAGCGATTCTTGCAGCTGGATTCTGGATCACTTTTGCCACATTTTACCATATGCCGGTTTCGACCACACATTCTATTGTGGGAGCAGTGACCGGGTTTGGCATTGTAACTACGTATTATCTTGACAGTTTTACTTTAGACCAGATCGAATGGCTGGTACTGGCAAAGATCGTGATCTCATGGATAACCTCTCCATTGCTTGGAGCTGCTATTGCGTTCATTATTTTCACCCTGATACGTTTCTTGTTGCTGGGGAAAGTGTCAGACCCTTATGGGCTCGAAAAGAAATTTGTATACATGCAAATACTTTCGGCATGCTTCGTGGCCTTCGCCCACGGCTCAAATGATGTTGCCAACGCGGTCGGTCCTATTTCGGCAGCCCTGGCAGCAGCAGATATCATCCCGTATGGAACGATTTCGGTATGGGTCCTTGCCATCGGTGGTCTGGGTATCATCCTGGGATTGGCCACATGGGGATGGAAGGTGATAGAGACTATTGGGAAAGGTATTACCGAACTGACCCCTACCAGGGGCTTTTCAGCCGAATTTGCCACCGCTCTGGTGGTTTTCGGTCATTCATACAGTTCTTTGCCCATATCCACTACCCATACTCTGGTAGGTGCTGTCGTGGGGGTAGGCCTGGCTGGAGGTCTCGCTGCGGTTGATTTAAGTGTAATCAGGAAAATAATCGTATCGTGGGTAATCACAGTACCTGTGGCTGCCCTGACGTCAGGAATACTGTTTGCCGTATTGATGGAGGTATTATAA
- a CDS encoding radical SAM protein — protein sequence MTLVESGEIDNRIDKLYARLEECDICPRKCGVNRLQGEVGYCKADANLVVSSAQPHFWEEAPLVGLGGSGAIFLSNCNLRCVYCQNYDISHGGEGTSITPEQLADSMLFLQRVGCHNINLVTPTHYTPQLVRSIAIAARKGLRLPVVYNCGGYESVEILQLLDGIIDIYMPDMKYGDAESAKLYSDAPDYVEVSMDAVREMHAQVGDLVVEMDIAWHGLLIRHLLLPNELAGSLKVLEFIAGEISKDSYVNIMFQYRPAYEAFKFKEISRPPFVEEYNAVLDMARGLGLHRGFPDR from the coding sequence ATGACCCTGGTTGAGAGCGGGGAGATCGACAACCGTATTGATAAATTATACGCCAGGCTTGAGGAATGTGATATCTGCCCGAGGAAGTGCGGCGTGAACAGGTTGCAGGGTGAGGTGGGATACTGCAAGGCTGATGCCAATCTCGTGGTGTCTTCAGCTCAGCCGCATTTCTGGGAAGAGGCACCCCTGGTAGGTCTTGGGGGTTCGGGTGCCATATTCCTGAGCAACTGCAACCTGCGGTGCGTATACTGCCAGAACTATGATATCAGTCACGGTGGGGAAGGTACGTCCATTACGCCCGAGCAGCTTGCAGACAGTATGCTATTTCTCCAGCGTGTGGGGTGCCACAATATCAACCTGGTCACACCTACGCATTATACTCCCCAGCTTGTCAGGAGCATTGCGATTGCTGCCCGTAAAGGTTTGAGGCTTCCTGTGGTTTATAATTGCGGTGGTTACGAAAGTGTGGAGATTTTGCAGTTGCTGGATGGCATTATTGATATCTATATGCCTGATATGAAATACGGTGATGCAGAGAGTGCAAAACTGTACAGCGACGCTCCTGATTATGTTGAGGTCTCAATGGATGCGGTACGTGAGATGCACGCCCAGGTGGGGGACCTTGTGGTCGAGATGGATATTGCCTGGCACGGGTTGTTGATACGCCATCTTTTGCTGCCCAATGAACTGGCTGGCAGTCTGAAAGTGCTTGAGTTCATTGCCGGCGAGATATCAAAGGATAGTTATGTGAATATCATGTTCCAGTACCGGCCCGCGTATGAAGCTTTTAAGTTCAAGGAGATAAGCCGTCCTCCCTTTGTGGAAGAGTATAATGCTGTGCTGGATATGGCCAGGGGGCTGGGTTTGCACAGGGGTTTCCCTGACAGGTGA
- the phoU gene encoding phosphate signaling complex protein PhoU produces the protein MAGKEEDTINDIKQDIIHDLVELGEHVKVSIDRAVISLKEQDTSMADKVIGSKKEINDMGNAIEDKCTRGMTLKVSPLQLRTFKGILKMIIDLESIFSLAVEISLITKVTYLTPHIKPLVDIPRMSDQLQEMMDGSFVALKNQDVELAKSTALKDNDIDALFDQIRRELITYMMEDPKKITNASHLTFVARYLERMGDHVNNLCESVVYIVTGEKVDLN, from the coding sequence ATGGCAGGTAAAGAAGAGGATACTATCAATGATATCAAACAGGATATCATTCATGACCTGGTAGAATTAGGGGAACATGTCAAAGTGTCAATTGACCGGGCGGTCATATCCCTGAAGGAACAGGATACCAGTATGGCTGACAAGGTCATAGGGAGTAAAAAAGAGATCAATGACATGGGTAATGCTATAGAGGATAAATGTACCAGAGGCATGACCCTTAAAGTATCACCGTTACAGCTCAGGACATTCAAAGGTATCCTGAAGATGATCATTGACCTGGAAAGTATATTTAGCCTGGCTGTTGAGATCTCATTGATCACAAAGGTCACGTATCTTACTCCCCATATTAAACCGCTGGTTGACATCCCAAGAATGTCTGACCAGCTGCAGGAGATGATGGACGGGAGTTTTGTGGCTTTAAAGAACCAGGACGTTGAACTGGCCAAAAGCACCGCATTAAAGGACAATGATATAGACGCACTTTTTGACCAGATACGCAGGGAACTCATCACATACATGATGGAAGACCCCAAAAAGATCACCAATGCATCCCACCTGACCTTTGTGGCGCGATACCTGGAGCGGATGGGAGACCATGTAAACAATTTATGCGAGAGTGTCGTATACATTGTCACCGGCGAGAAGGTAGACCTGAATTAA
- a CDS encoding TIGR00153 family protein has translation MPIEYIRSVLGIFGESPFKPVHTHAEKGVEAVHKLKLAVDAYTRGDFLEVQTLNTEISAIEYEADIVKQAIRKLIPSSMMLPVDPNDLLAFLKPQDSIADNAHHTAYWLTMRETELPLEINVGLLELMERVVKTVDSYENMVDDIAKLLETSFSKKEIKKILKKVPIVEELEHEADITKKQLQHTIFKYEAELGSTGVFYMINLVRDLGNIADSAGTAGDRLRTMILRR, from the coding sequence ATGCCGATTGAATATATCAGGTCCGTGCTCGGGATTTTCGGGGAATCACCTTTTAAACCTGTGCACACCCATGCTGAAAAAGGCGTGGAGGCTGTTCATAAACTGAAACTGGCAGTGGATGCATATACCAGAGGTGATTTTTTGGAAGTGCAGACACTGAACACTGAGATATCAGCCATCGAATATGAAGCAGATATTGTCAAACAGGCCATACGCAAGCTGATACCAAGTTCGATGATGCTGCCGGTGGATCCGAATGACCTGCTTGCATTCCTGAAACCCCAGGATTCGATAGCTGACAATGCCCACCATACGGCATACTGGTTAACTATGAGGGAAACCGAACTCCCGCTGGAAATTAATGTAGGGCTGCTGGAATTGATGGAAAGGGTAGTTAAAACGGTCGATTCCTACGAGAATATGGTTGATGATATTGCCAAATTGCTGGAAACATCGTTTAGCAAGAAGGAGATAAAAAAGATATTGAAGAAAGTACCGATAGTAGAAGAACTGGAACATGAGGCAGACATCACCAAGAAACAACTCCAGCACACTATTTTTAAGTATGAAGCTGAACTGGGTAGTACCGGGGTGTTCTACATGATCAACCTGGTACGTGATCTGGGTAATATTGCAGATAGTGCAGGCACGGCAGGAGACCGTCTCAGGACTATGATACTGAGGCGATAA